Proteins from one Fragaria vesca subsp. vesca linkage group LG6, FraVesHawaii_1.0, whole genome shotgun sequence genomic window:
- the LOC101300358 gene encoding uncharacterized protein LOC101300358, translated as MGSRERSNMEDPDGTLASVAQCIEQLRQSSSSVPEKEYNLKQLLELIGTRENAFSAVGSHSQAVPVLVSLLRSGSVGVKIQAATVLGCLCKENELRVKVLLGGCIPPLLGLLRSTSAEGQIAAAKTIYAVSQGGARDHVGSKIFSTEGVVPVLWELLRKGIKTGSLVDSLLTGALKNLSTSTEGFWAATLQAGGVDILVKLLTTGQPNTQANVCFLLGCMMMEDASVCSKVLAAEATKQLLKLLGSGNEASVRAEAAGALKSLSGQCKEARREIANFNGIPVLINATIAPSKEFMQGEYAQALQENAMCALANISGGLSYVISSLGQSLESCTSPAQIADTLGALASALMIYDSKAESTRASDPVDIELTLVSQFKPSLPFLVQERTIEALASLYGNTVLSVKLNNSEAKRLLVGLITMATNEVQDELMRALLALCNSEGSLWRALQGREGVQLLISLLGLSSEQQQECAVALLCLLSNENDESKWAITAAGGIPPLVQILETGSAKAKEDSASILRNLCNHSEDIRACVESADAVPALLWLLKNGSPNGKEIAAKTLNHLIHKSDTATISQLTALLTSELPESKVYVLDALKSMLSVVPLSDISREGSAANDAIETMIKILSSNKEETQAKSASALAGIFEARKDLRESSVAVRTLCSAIKLLNVESGNILAEASRCLAAIFLSIKENRDVAAVGRDVLSPLVVLANSSVLEVAEPATCALANLILDSEVSETAVAEDIIIPATRVLLEGTVSGKTHAAAAIARLLHSRQIDHALTDCVNRAGTVLALVSFLESANHGSIAISEALEALAILSRSERASGEKKPAWAVLAEYPKSITPIVLSMADATPLLQDKAIEILARLCRDQPVVLGDTVATASRCTPSIAKRVINSSNSKVKVGGAALLICAAKVSHQRVVEDLSESNLCTHLIQSLVAMLNFSGYIGDGEKDSISIDIHMKEELKDDGSSSSTGVIDGVNLAVWLLSVLACHDDKCKIAIMESGAVEVLTDRIAYCFSNYSQIDFKEDSSIWICTMLLAILFQDRDIIRAHATMKSIPVLANWLKSEELVDRYFAAQAMASLVCNGSRGTLLSVANSGAASGLISLLGCADADISDLLELSEEFGLVRYPEQVALERLFRVEDIRVGATSRKAIPSLVDLLKPIPDRPGAPFLALGLLTQLAKDCSSNKIVMVESGALEALTKYLSLGPQDATEEAATDLLGLLFGSAEIRKHESAFGAVGQLVAVLRLGGRASRYSAAKALESLFSADHIRNAESARQSVQPLVEILNTGSEKEQHAAIAALVRLLSENPSRALAVADVEMNAVDVLCRILSSNCSMELKGDAAELCCVLFGNTRIRSTMAAARCVEPLVSLLVSEFSPAQHSVVRALDKLVDDEQLGELVAAHGAVIPLVGLLYGKNYLLHEAISRALVKLGKDRPACKSEMVKAGVIESILEILHDAPDFLCAAFAELLRILTNNASIAKGPSAAKVVEPLFQLLTRPEFGPDGQHSSLQVLVNILEHPQCRSDYRLTSHQAIEPLIPLLDSPAPAVQQLAAELLSHLLFEEHLQKDTVIQQVIGPLIRVLGSGIHILQQRAVKALVSIALAWPNEIAKEGGVTELSRVILLSDPSLPNTLWESAASVLSSILQFSSEFYLEVPVAVLVRLLRSGSEGTVVGALNALLVLESDDATSAEAMAESGAIEALLDLLRSHQCEDTAARLLEVLLNNVKIRETKATKSAILPLSQYLLDPQTQAQQARLLATLALGDLFQNEGLARSTDAVSACRALVNVLEDQPTEEMKVVAICALQNLVMYSRSNKRAVAEAGGVQVVLDLIGSSDPDTSIQAAMFIKLLFSNHTIQEYASSETVRAITAAIEKDLWATGTVNEEYLKALNSLFSNFPRLRATEPATLSIPHLVTSLKTGSEATQEAALDALFLLRQAWSACPAEVSRAQSIAAADAIPLLQYLIQSGPPRFQEKTEFLLQCLPGTLVVIIKRGNNMKQSVGNPSVFCKLTLGNTPPRQTKVVSTGPNPEWDESFSWSFESPPKGQKLHISCKNKSKMGKSSFGKVTIQIDRVVMLGAVAGEYTLLPESKSGPSRNLEIEFQWSNKVTSNDQV; from the exons ATGGGATCAAG AGAGCGTAGTAACATGGAGGATCCAGATGGGACATTGGCAAGTGTTGCCCAATGCATTGAGCAGCTGCGTCAAAGTTCCTCATCTGTACCAGAGAAGGAGTATAACTTGAAACAGTTGCTGGAGCTTATTGGAACTCGTGAAAACGCTTTCAGTGCTGTTGGATCTCACTCTCAAGCAGTTCCTGTACTTGTTTCTCTTCTCCGATCAGGATCAGTTGGAGTTAAGATACAAGCTGCTACTGTTTTAGGCTGTCTGTGTAAGGAGAATGAACTAAGGGTGAAAGTCTTGCTTGGGGGATGCATTCCACCATTGCTTGGTCTACTCAGGTCCACCTCAGCGGAGGGCCAAATTGCAGCAGCAAAGACCATCTATGCTGTTTCTCAAGGTGGTGCAAGGGATCATGTTGGATCGAAGATTTTTTCAACTGAAGGAGTTGTGCCAGTTCTTTGGGAGCTTCTACGGAAAGGGATTAAGACTGGTAGCTTGGTTGATAGCTTGTTGACCGGAGCATTAAAGAATCTATCCACGAGCACTGAAGGTTTCTGGGCTGCAACATTACAAGCTGGAGGAGTAGATATACTTGTGAAGTTGCTCACAACTGGGCAGCCAAACACTCAAGCTAATGTGTGCTTTCTTCTCGGATGTATGATGATGGAAGACGCATCTGTTTGTTCTAAGGTACTGGCTGCAGAGGCTACCAAGCAACTTCTCAAGCTTTTAGGTTCTGGCAATGAAGCTTCTGTTAGAGCAGAAGCTGCAGGTGCTCTTAAATCTCTTTCTGGCCAGTGCAAAGAAGCAAGGCGGGAGATAGCTAACTTCAATGGTATTCCTGTGTTGATAAATGCTACAATAGCTCCTTCAAAAGAATTCATGCAGGGTGAGTATGCCCAGGCATTGCAGGAAAATGCTATGTGTGCTTTAGCAAATATTTCTGGTGGTTTGTCATATGTGATCTCGAGTCTTGGTCAAAGCCTTGAATCATGCACTTCACCTGCCCAAATTGCTGATACGTTAGGAGCTTTGGCTTCAGCTCTTATGATATACGATAGCAAAGCAGAATCTACAAGAGCATCGGATCCTGTTGATATTGAGCTGACTTTGGTTTCACAATTCAAGCCTAGCTTACCATTTCTTGTGCAGGAGCGAACCATAGAGGCCCTTGCAAGTTTGTATGGGAACACTGTACTCTCGGTTAAGCTCAATAATTCAGAGGCAAAACGATTGCTAGTCGGTTTGATCACAATGGCAACAAATGAAGTTCAGGATGAGCTTATGAGAGCTCTTCTAGCTCTTTGTAACAGTGAAGGAAGTCTATGGCGTGCCCTTCAAGGGCGTGAAGGGGTTCAGCTGTTGATATCACTTCTCGGGCTTTCATCAGAACAGCAGCAAGAATGTGCAGTTGCACTGCTTTGCCTTCTTTCTAATGAGAATGATGAAAGTAAGTGGGCTATTACTGCTGCTGGTGGCATACCTCCTCTTGTTCAAATTCTAGAGACGGGATCTGCAAAAGCCAAGGAAGATTCAGCATCGATCCTTCGGAACCTATGCAATCACAGTGAAGATATACGTGCATGTGTTGAAAGTGCTGATGCAGTTCCTGCACTATTGTGGCTTCTGAAGAATGGAAGCCCAAATGGAAAAGAAATTGCAGCAAAGACTTTAAACCATTTAATCCATAAATCCGACACAGCAACCATCAGCCAACTCACTGCATTATTGACCAGTGAACTACCTGAATCCAAAGTATATGTTTTGGATGCTTTAAAAAGTATGCTGTCTGTGGTCCCTCTCAGTGATATATCGCGTGAAGGCAGTGCTGCTAATGATGCCATTGAGACGATGATAAAAATATTAAGCTCAAATAAAGAAGAGACTCAAGCCAAGTCTGCATCAGCTTTAGCTGGAATTTTTGAAGCTAGAAAGGACTTGCGGGAAAGTAGTGTTGCTGTTAGAACTCTATGCTCTGCTATCAAGTTGCTTAATGTTGAATCCGGTAATATCCTTGCAGAGGCTTCACGTTGCCTGGCCGCAATATTTCTTTCCATTAAAGAGAACCGGGATGTGGCTGCTGTTGGTAGAGATGTATTATCTCCGTTGGTTGTGCTTGCTAACTCTTCGGTTCTGGAAGTGGCAGAGCCAGCAACATGTGCTTTGGCTAATCTTATTTTGGACAGTGAAGTTTCAGAAACAGCAGTGGCTGAAGACATTATTATCCCAGCTACTAGAGTTTTGCTTGAAGGTACAGTATCTGGAAAGACCCATGCAGCAGCGGCCATTGCTCGCCTGCTCCACTCTCGCCAAATTGACCATGCCTTAACTGATTGTGTGAATCGTGCCGGAACAGTTCTTGCATTAGTTTCTTTTTTAGAATCTGCTAATCATGGATCTATTGCCATATCAGAGGCACTCGAGGCACTTGCTATTCTGTCCAGGTCAGAAAGAGCAAGTGGAGAGAAAAAACCTGCCTGGGCAGTTTTAGCCGAATACCCGAAAAGCATAACGCCTATAGTTTTATCCATGGCTGATGCAACACCCTTGTTGCAGGATAAAGCCATTGAAATACTAGCAAGACTTTGCAGAGATCAACCGGTTGTACTGGGAGACACTGTTGCTACTGCCTCTAGATGTACACCATCAATTGCCAAAAGGGTGATCAATTCATCAAACTCAAAGGTCAAAGTTGGAGGTGCTGCACTCCTTATTTGTGCTGCGAAAGTTAGTCATCAGAGAGTTGTAGAAGATCTTAGTGAATCGAACTTATGTACCCATCTCATTCAATCTCTCGTTGCAATGCTTAATTTTTCGGGATATATTGGGGATGGTGAGAAGGACTCTATCAGTATTGATATACATATGAAAGAAGAACTAAAGGATGATGGATCATCTTCAAGCACAGGAGTTATTGACGGTGTGAATTTAGCTGTATGGCTACTCTCTGTTCTTGCTTGTCATGATGACAAATGCAAAATTGCCATTATGGAGTCTGGTGCTGTGGAAGTCCTCACTGACAGGATCGCATATTGTTTTTCTAATTACTCTCAG ATTGATTTTAAAGAAGATAGCAGCATATGGATTTGCACTATGCTGCTAGCAATCTTGTTTCAAGACAGAGATATCATACGAGCACATGCAACCATGAAATCTATACCTGTACTTGCAAATTGGTTGAAATCAGAGGAATTAGTCGACAGATATTTTGCTGCACAAGCAATGGCTAGCCTAGTCTGTAATGGTAGCAGGGGGACTCTTCTCTCTGTTGCGAATTCCGGAGCAGCCAGCGGACTTATCTCGCTACTTGGATGTGCCGATGCTGATATTAGTGACCTTTTGGAGTTGTCAGAAGAATTTGGTTTAGTGCGTTACCCTGAGCAAGTTGCTCTAGAGAGGCTGTTCAGGGTTGAAGATATAAGGGTTGGTGCTACTTCTAGGAAAGCAATACCTTCACTTGTTGATCTTCTCAAACCAATTCCAGATCGTCCTGGAGCACCATTTTTGGCACTTGGGCTTCTGACTCAGCTTGCAAAGGATTGCTCATCAAATAAAATAGTTATGGTAGAATCAGGAGCTCTGGAAGCGCTGACCAAGTATCTTTCACTTGGCCCACAAGATGCAACAGAAGAAGCTGCTACAGATCTGTTGGGTCTGCTATTTGGTAGTGCTGAAATAAGGAAACACGAATCTGCATTTGGTGCTGTCGGTCAACTTGTGGCAGTTTTACGGTTAGGCGGAAGAGCTTCAAGGTACAGTGCTGCTAAAGCGTTGGAGAGCTTATTCTCTGCTGACCATATAAGGAATGCAGAAAGTGCTCGACAATCTGTCCAACCCTTGGTGGAGATTCTTAATACTGGTTCTGAGAAGGAGCAGCATGCTGCGATTGCTGCATTGGTTAGGCTGCTTAGTGAAAATCCATCAAGAGCCTTAGCAGTTGCAGACGTTGAAATGAATGCAGTAGATGTTCTTTGCCGGATCCTTTCATCAAATTGTTCGATGGAGTTGAAAGGGGATGCTGCTGAGTTGTGTTGTGTTCTCTTTGGAAATACTAGAATCAGGTCAACAATGGCTGCTGCTCGATGTGTTGAGCCTCTGGTGTCTCTTCTTGTTTCCGAGTTCAGCCCTGCACAACATTCAGTTGTCCGTGCCTTGGATAAACTTGTTGATGATGAGCAACTGGGAGAACTCGTTGCAGCTCATGGTGCAGTTATTCCTCTTGTAGGTCTTCTCTATGGTAAGAATTACTTGCTTCATGAAGCTATTTCCAGAGCTCTGGTGAAATTAGGGAAAGACAGGCCTGCTTGTAAATCGGAGATGGTGAAAGCCGGTGTTATTGAGAGCATACTTGAGATCCTCCATGACGCACCCGATTTTCTCTGTGCTGCTTTTGCAGAACTGCTCCGAATATTGACAAACAATGCGAGCATTGCTAAGGGACCTTCAGCTGCAAAAGTGGTCGAGCCACTTTTCCAGCTTCTTACAAGACCAGAATTTGGACCTGATGGGCAGCACAGTTCATTACAGGTTCTTGTTAATATTTTGGAGCATCCACAGTGTCGTTCTGATTATAGGTTGACATCCCACCAGGCTATTGAACCACTTATTCCCCTACTTGATTCTCCGGCTCCTGCAGTACAACAATTGGCAGCTGAGCTTCTATCACATTTACTCTTTGAAGAACATCTGCAAAAGGATACAGTGATACAGCAAGTGATTGGTCCTCTCATACGGGTTCTTGGCTCTGGTATACATATATTGCAGCAGAGAGCTGTGAAGGCGCTTGTCAGTATTGCTCTAGCATGGCCTAATGAAATTGCAAAAGAGGGTGGTGTCACTGAACTGTCCAGGGTGATATTGCTATCAGACCCATCTCTTCCAAATACCCTGTGGGAATCAGCTGCTTCTGTTTTATCAAGCATTCTGCAATTCAGTTCTGAATTTTATTTAGAAGTGCCGGTAGCTGTGTTGGTAAGGTTGCTTCGCTCTGGATCAGAAGGCACTGTAGTTGGTGCATTGAATGCTCTTCTGGTACTGGAAAGCGATGATGCAACCAGCGCAGAAGCAATGGCTGAAAGTGGTGCCATAGAGGCTCTTTTGGACCTTCTCAGATCTCATCAGTGTGAAGATACAGCTGCAAGGCTGTTGGAAGTCTTGTTGAATAATGTCAAGATCAGAGAAACTAAGGCTACCAAATCTGCAATATTACCATTGTCTCAGTACCTCTTAGATCCACAAACCCAAGCTCAGCAGGCGAGGTTACTAGCAACTCTAGCTCTGGGTGATTTATTCCAGAATGAGGGGCTTGCCCGAAGTACCGATGCTGTCTCAGCTTGTCGTGCTCTGGTAAATGTGCTTGAAGACCAACCTACAGAAGAAATGAAAGTTGTAGCAATATGTGCTTTGCAAAACCTTGTGATGTACAGTCGGTCTAATAAAAGAGCAGTTGCTGAGGCTGGTGGTGTTCAGGTTGTGTTGGATCTGATTGGTTCAAGTGATCCAGATACGTCCATCCAGGCTGCCATGTTTATTAAACTTCTCTTTTCAAATCACACCATTCAAGAGTATGCTTCTAGTGAGACAGTAAGGGCGATAACGG CTGCTATTGAAAAGGATTTATGGGCGACTGGAACTGTGAATGAGGAGTATCTGAAGGCTCTAAATTCTCTCTTTAGCAATTTCCCACGTTTGAGAGCCACAGAACCTGCAACTTTAAGCATTCCTCATCTAGTTACATCCCTCAAGACAGGGTCCGAGGCAACTCAAGAAGCTGCATTGGATGCACTCTTTCTTCTAAGGCAAGCTTGGTCAGCATGCCCAGCTGAAGTTTCTAGGGCTCAGTCAATTGCTGCTGCTGATGCGATCCCTTTGCTGCAATACTTAATTCAGTCTGGCCCACCTCGATTTCAAGAGAAAACAGAATTTTTATTACAATGTTTGCCCGGGACATTGGTGGTCATAATCAAGCGTGGAAATAATATGAAGCAGTCAGTGGGAAACCCCAGTGTATTTTGTAAACTTACACTTGGCAACACTCCACCAAGGCAAACCAAG GTTGTTTCAACCGGCCCTAATCCTGAATGGGATGAGAGCTTTTCATGGTCCTTTGAGAGTCCCCCTAAAGGCCAGAAGCTCCACATATCTTGCAAGAACAAGAGCAAGATGGGAAAG AGTTCATTTGGAAAGGTAACTATCCAGATCGATCGAGTAGTAATGCTGGGAGCAGTTGCGGGGGAGTACACTCTATTGCCAGAAAGCAAAAGTGGACCCTCACGGAATTTGGAAATAGAATTCCAGTGGTCTAACAAAGTAACAAGTAACGACCAAGTTTGA
- the LOC101300636 gene encoding uncharacterized protein LOC101300636, translated as MLRRSLLQISSRRAVRRIQSPHIPRFLRKEFSAAVQNPAAAPGGPEKPPEKSGGSNAFVLGGLVVGGGAALAYGGGYLDSILGLKKKAPEPEVEVNANEEVHVEEYKPREEEESSKVSFAPEVSEEKGDARSEDASKFEGLSGGGGESEAKVEDQAVVSDVTDEKDLGEVSENAGVGVLSEEKVGDKSGEKKTSEVPKEEVETAPVVSDTDQQEIEIKALAPQQKIVEEKAQDAIANVEEPPSSLLSAYNLKDGADGGSESNFSTQGSNENNPLPKEKEAFTNAVEGLDDAYISKDRKLVLDFLEAIHAAESRQAELDQRVSSEEKRALKEKYEKKLKDAGIREAMLAQEAAVLEKELKREKAKAVQQLKSLQEKLEEKYKTELEQKENEAEMKVKEVEELAKAELAATIAREKASQIEKIAEADLHIKALCVAFYARSEEARQTHSAHKLALGALALEDALSKGLPIQTELEALNTYLEGIDKDSILDLVLSSLPEETLKSGTDTILQLNQKFDSLKGPIRHFSLMPPGGGGLVANTLARIASSLKVKEVDQSGDGIESVMNKVECYLAEGKLVEAAEALEEGVRGTQAAAIVGDWVKRARNRAITEQALTLLESYATSISVT; from the exons ATGTTACGCAG GTCGCTTCTCCAAATTTCGTCTCGTCGAGCCGTTCGGAGGATCCAAAGTCCG CACATTCCTAGGTTTTTGAGAAAGGAATTCTCCGCCGCTGTTCAGAATCCGGCGGCGGCTCCGGGTGGTCCGGAAAAGCCACCGGAGAAGTCAGGCGGTTCAAACGCTTTTGTCCTTGGAGGCCTTGTTGTTGGCGGAGGGGCTGCTTTGGCTTACGGAGGTGGCTATCTGGACTCGATTCTCGGCTTGAAGAAGAAGGCTCCGGAGCCGGAAGTTGAGGTGAATGCGAATGAGGAGGTACATGTGGAGGAGTATAAGCCGCGTGAGGAAGAAGAGAGTAGCAAAGTGAGCTTTGCTCCTGAGGTTTCTGAGGAGAAGGGGGATGCGCGTTCGGAAGATGCTTCGAAATTTGAAGGTTTGAGTGGAGGTGGAGGTGAGAGTGAGGCAAAGGTGGAAGATCAAGCTGTGGTCAGTGATGTAACTGATGAGAAAGATTTGGGGGAGGTTTCGGAAAATGCAGGTGTTGGAGTATTGTCGGAAGAGAAGGTAGGTGATAAGAGTGGAGAGAAGAAAACTAGTGAGGTGCCCAAGGAGGAGGTTGAAACTGCACCGGTGGTTTCCGATACTGATCAGCAAGAGATTGAGATTAAAGCATTGGCGCCTCAGCAGAAAATCGTTGAGGAGAAGGCACAG GATGCAATAGCTAATGTCGAAGAACCACCAAGTTCTCTGCTTAGTGCATATAATCTGAAGGATGGGGCTGATGGAGGCAGTGAGAGTAATTTTAGTACACAGGGGAGTAATGAAAACAATCCCCTTCCTAAAGAAAAAGAG GCTTTTACTAATGCTGTTGAAGGGTTGGATGATGCTTACATATCCAAAGATAGAAAGTTAGTTCTTGACTTCTTGGAAGCAATTCATGCTGCTGAAAGTAGGCAAGCTGAGTTAGATCAGCGTGTTTCTTCTGAAGAAAAGAGAGCATTAAAG GAGAAGTATGAAAAGAAACTGAAGGATGCTGGCATTAGGGAAGCAATGCTTGCACAGGAGGCAGCAGTGCTAGAAAAG GAATTAAAGAGAGAAAAGGCAAAAGCAGTGCAGCAACTCAAGTCACTTCAAGAAAAACTTGAAGAGAAATACAAGACAGAACTTGAGCAGAAG GAAAATGAAGCAGAAATGAAGGTAAAAGAGGTTGAGGAATTGGCAAAAGCTGAACTGGCTGCCACAATTGCAAGGGAGAAGGCATCCCAGATTGAGAAAATTGCAGAAGCAGATCTTCAT ATAAAAGCCTTGTGTGTTGCATTTTATGCAAGATCCGAAGAAGCTCGTCAGACTCACTCTGCTCACAAGCTTGCTTTG GGCGCACTTGCACTGGAAGATGCACTTTCCAAGGGGTTACCAATCCAGACAGAACTAGAGGCTTTGAATACTTATCTTGAAGGCATCGATAAAGATTCAATTTTGGATTTGGTCCTTTCATCTCTTCCTGAGGAAACATTAAAGAGTGGAACAGATACCATATTGCAACTGAATCAGAAG TTTGATTCCTTGAAAGGGCCAATACGACACTTCAGCCTAATGCCTCCTGGTGGTGGTGGCCTTGTGGCTAACACTTTAGCACGGATAGCATCTTCGTTAAAG GTGAAGGAAGTAGATCAATCTGGGGATGGGATTGAGTCTGTCATGAATAAAGTGGAGTGCTACCTTGCTGAAGGAAAATTAGTCGAAGCAGCCGAGGCACTAGAAGAAGGTGTCAGGGGCACACAAGCAGCAGCCATTGTGGGTGATTGGGTTAAACGTGCTAGGAATAGGGCTATCACAGAGCAAGCTCTAACACTTCTCGAATCATATGCCACATCCATTAGCGTCACATAA
- the LOC101300927 gene encoding DNA-directed RNA polymerases I, II, and III subunit rpabc3-like translates to MLTFYFDDTFVIEQLDPDGKKFDKVSRIVARSEKHGALLHLDVNTEIYPMGVKEKFLMVLSPTLNYSGAPITNEAQVEQKSLADKFEYIMYGLLYKMDHMRSESSDGGSKSPPLVEVYVSFGGLQMRLRADPNSCGKFKVDQNMFLLIRKLM, encoded by the exons ATGCTGACTTTCTACTTTGATGATACTTTTGTGATCGAGCAGCTGGACCCGGACGGTAAAAAGTTTGACAAAG TTTCCCGAATTGTGGCACGGAGTGAGAAGCATGGCGCTTTGCTGCACCTAGATGTGAATACGGAGATATACCCTATGGGTGTGAAGGAGAAGTTCTTGATGGTGCTGTCACCTACGCTTAACTACAGTGGAGCTCCTATTACAAATGAGGCACAG GTTGAACAGAAGTCTCTTGCAGATAAATTTGAATATATCATGTATGGATTGCTGTATAAAATGGATCACATGAGATCAGAATCTTCAGATGGAGGCTCAAAGTCACCACCCTTAGT GGAGGTATATGTTTCTTTTGGTGGGCTACAGATGAGGTTGAGAGCTGATCCCAACAGCTGTGGAAAGTTTAAGGTTGACCAGAACATGTTTTTGCTTATCAGGAAGTTGATGTAG